In one window of Eggerthella guodeyinii DNA:
- the hypA gene encoding hydrogenase maturation nickel metallochaperone HypA, whose product MHELGIMTGVMDAVTASAQQAGATRVLKVSLSVGEMTEAIEDALMFAFEALSEGTLCEGAELEITMVRPKSRCLECGAEYEHDRFHMLCPECNSFATELIAGRELQIDSIEVDIPDDDDDDEENED is encoded by the coding sequence ATGCACGAATTGGGAATCATGACGGGCGTGATGGATGCGGTGACGGCGTCGGCGCAGCAGGCCGGGGCCACGCGCGTGCTGAAGGTGAGCCTGTCGGTGGGAGAGATGACCGAGGCCATCGAGGACGCGCTCATGTTCGCGTTCGAGGCCCTGTCGGAAGGCACGCTCTGCGAAGGCGCCGAGCTGGAGATCACCATGGTGCGACCGAAGAGTCGCTGCTTGGAATGCGGTGCCGAATACGAGCACGACCGGTTCCACATGCTGTGCCCGGAATGCAACAGCTTCGCCACCGAGCTCATAGCCGGCCGCGAGCTGCAAATCGACTCGATTGAAGTCGACATACCCGACGATGATGACGATGACGAGGAGAACGAGGACTAA
- the hypB gene encoding hydrogenase nickel incorporation protein HypB has translation MQIDLKQPILQKNDAIASELRQRFADNHVFVLDLLASPGSGKTSTILATIDALRDEFNIAVIEGDIASNVDAEKIKAQGIAAVQINTGGACHLESAMIKRAVDVLDLERLDLIIVENVGNLVCPTDFDLGENAKVMILSVPEGDDKPLKYPGVFQVAEAVVLNKVDTMPVFNFDRAAFDEAVAQLNPQAPIFPIAATKGDGVEAWTEWLADRIRAIQ, from the coding sequence ATGCAAATCGATCTGAAGCAACCGATCCTCCAGAAGAACGACGCGATCGCCTCCGAGCTGCGCCAGCGCTTCGCCGACAACCACGTGTTCGTGCTCGACCTGCTGGCCAGCCCCGGTTCGGGCAAGACGTCCACCATCCTGGCCACCATCGACGCGCTGCGCGACGAGTTCAACATCGCCGTCATCGAGGGCGATATCGCCAGCAACGTGGACGCCGAGAAGATCAAGGCCCAGGGCATCGCCGCCGTGCAGATCAACACGGGCGGCGCGTGCCACCTCGAAAGCGCGATGATCAAGCGCGCCGTGGACGTGCTCGACCTGGAGCGCCTCGACCTCATCATCGTGGAGAACGTGGGCAACCTCGTGTGCCCCACCGATTTCGACCTGGGTGAGAACGCCAAGGTGATGATCCTGTCCGTGCCCGAGGGCGACGACAAGCCGCTCAAGTACCCCGGCGTGTTCCAGGTGGCCGAGGCCGTGGTGCTCAACAAGGTGGACACCATGCCCGTATTCAACTTCGACCGCGCGGCGTTCGACGAGGCGGTCGCGCAGCTGAACCCGCAGGCGCCCATCTTCCCGATCGCCGCCACGAAGGGCGACGGCGTCGAAGCCTGGACCGAATGGCTGGCCGACCGCATCCGCGCTAT
- the tatC gene encoding twin-arginine translocase subunit TatC yields the protein MPVGPARMPLFDHLGELRMRLVRIIACLAIAVVVFYMATPVISQFLLQPISPYLPDGVDGLLSGTIVLDPFEAFATRFKISIWTSIVACSPVILWQILAFFLPALKPSERKWFVPTFAAAVALFVFGTVFCYLIILDPAFQWLTDQAAGLGEVVPRASTYIDTIIKFELGFGFAFELPLIVFYLVIFDVVPYKKLRGSWRTVYVVLMVISAMATPDASPVTMLLMFAALLVLYEGSLLIARVVLSKRIKKQTEELDAEEAEERAEELALKKTKAKKAK from the coding sequence AGCTGCGCATGCGTCTCGTGCGCATCATCGCGTGCCTCGCTATCGCCGTGGTTGTGTTCTACATGGCCACGCCCGTTATCAGCCAATTTCTGCTCCAGCCTATTTCTCCGTACCTGCCGGACGGCGTTGACGGCTTGCTGTCGGGCACGATCGTGCTCGATCCGTTCGAGGCGTTCGCGACGCGCTTCAAAATATCCATCTGGACCTCGATCGTGGCCTGCTCGCCCGTCATTCTCTGGCAGATCCTCGCGTTTTTCCTGCCGGCCCTCAAGCCCAGCGAGCGCAAGTGGTTCGTCCCCACGTTCGCTGCGGCGGTTGCGCTGTTCGTGTTCGGCACGGTGTTCTGCTACCTGATCATCCTTGACCCGGCGTTCCAGTGGCTGACCGACCAGGCCGCGGGCTTGGGCGAGGTGGTGCCGCGCGCGTCGACGTACATCGACACCATCATCAAGTTCGAGCTGGGCTTCGGCTTCGCATTCGAGCTACCGCTCATCGTGTTCTACCTCGTCATCTTCGACGTCGTTCCGTATAAGAAGCTGCGCGGCAGCTGGCGTACGGTGTACGTCGTGCTCATGGTCATCTCGGCCATGGCCACGCCGGACGCGTCCCCGGTCACCATGCTGCTCATGTTCGCCGCTCTGCTGGTGCTGTACGAGGGCAGCCTGTTGATCGCTCGCGTCGTGTTGAGCAAGCGCATCAAGAAGCAGACCGAAGAGCTCGATGCCGAAGAGGCCGAAGAGCGTGCCGAGGAGCTGGCGCTCAAGAAGACGAAGGCCAAGAAGGCCAAGTAG